The Thamnophis elegans isolate rThaEle1 chromosome Z, rThaEle1.pri, whole genome shotgun sequence genome contains a region encoding:
- the PLEKHA4 gene encoding pleckstrin homology domain-containing family A member 4 isoform X4, with the protein MRTYYFSADTQLDMNSWIRAMNQSAAAECNCGNLNQGGLHSQSVSAHTSFEDIRLPQGDCAKSTESLEVAHLSEIQEARASSSESLHLPDIQTGSPCVKRASLSSSLNGSFCCEKKEQPELSSLSSQTHGCPSPISCTKFASRPRSPLPPSSESPPPPSPSQISQPSPVFSLRSSRAYSLPVAPAESPKLPQAHLPNMHDPHWSLHDAHRSPPRSVVAQAASCDDLSIMSSPRSLHANIPMGRVDIAPNKGLPNNPYAVASPAHKGHSLTPADRYDVFPTSEDSYARRYAQSPHLHRVRPVGEDGLAPSIGRPQQNRFTDRGYLSPSVGPSRALVMSRLHGRLITPHSASSSYLHLPPLPPLPNRPTPGKRTSIGITGRNTLRERSTQSPGRQRFESDTDALLTKLCGQDKVLRGLEEETGQLRIEKERLEKALEVTHLRLEEFKGQDATVEKICYQQRQLQDELVHTRARLCDLALDSERVWEDYTALENDVQMLKGSLEHIRTAGHPQDQAAAQQDLWRIHDILAGLRCSPANYRTLENRRSDVSPSSPPPLDSHLGANHHSLFSCTETKESTPIYGPETGKPARMGSKQQDCPGSANWQQSPSTSSRGQLGASQHVDGLKGSPNHPSTEPPESEKGKVGRGEDSIRPGSTQPFLQELKSAIRSIPFSFSKEQSCEVASSETTVPRRSRMSAQEQLDRMQRHQEAKRKSEAAQPPPLGHWRDSLKHGSSRPLPNAPPESSPKEGMQIGEVKPPRCPPTPEWERQRVMQLSYALATEASQRGKLLTGRTSSRSSLDDLLASEDGLNHHYFPGDGTCIKLDSSNTTDGHNQTNTQSPSCSTDPKVANQVPASPQANKPMFSSSEASDWSLPCPCEESWLPSKLKTPQPASHLFDPAREEPFLLSGPHWEEPLPQATNWNGCFCRTANWVLPPVWDLEMWAADQKLVGNPSLNNGRCIHWRGEPQQVAAYFGEMAQPVKVTLIKSSF; encoded by the exons ATGCGGACTTACTATTTCAGTGCCGACACCCAGTTGGATATGAATAGCTGGATCAGGGCCATGAACCAGTCAGCTGCTGCTGAGTGCAACTGTGGAAACCT CAATCAAGGGGGTCTCCACAGCCAGTCAGTGTCTGCCCACACCAGCTTTGAGGACATCCGGCTGCCCCAGGGTGATTGTGCCAAAAGCACCGAATCACTAGAAGTTGCCCATCTCTCAGAGATCCAGGAAGCCCGGGCCTCCTCGTCCGAGAGCCTCCACCTGCCTGACATCCAGACAGGATCTCCTTGCGTTAAGAGGGCTTCTTTATCTAGTTCACTCAACGGGAGCTTCTGCTGTGAAAAGAAAGAGCAGCCAGAACTGAG CTCCCTGTCATCCCAGACACACGGATGTCCCTCTCCTATTAGTTGCACCAAGTTCGCTTCCCGGCCACGGAGCCCACTACCGCCTTCATCTGAGagtccacctcctccttctccatctcagATATCTCAGCCTTCCCCTGTGTTTTCACTGCGTTCCTCACGCGCTTATTCCCTCCCAGTAGCCCCAGCCGAGTCCCCAAAGTTGCCACAGGCTCACCTCCCGAACATGCATGATCCCCACTGGAGCCTTCATGATGCCCATCGGAGCCCTCCGCGATCTGTAGTTGCACAGGCTGCCTCCTGTGATGACCTCTCTATCATGAGCTCGCCAAGGAGTCTGCATGCTAACATTCCCATGGGGAGGGTggacattgcccccaacaaaggCCTTCCCAATAACCCTTACGCTGTTGCATCACCAGCCCACAAAGGCCACTCTCTGACCCCTGCAGACCGGTATGATGTGTTCCCTACTTCTGAAGACTCCTATGCCAGGCGCTACGCTCAAAGTCCTCATCTCCATAGAGTCCGGCCTGTGGGTGAAGATGGCTTAGCCCCCTCAATAGGGAGACCGCAGCAAAACAGA TTTACAGACCGAGGTTACCTCTCTCCATCAGTTGGCCCGTCCCGTGCTTTGGTCATGTCCCGACTTCATGGCCGACTG ATAACCCCCCACTCTGCCTCATCAAGCTACCTGCACCTACCACCCCTTCCTCCCCTGCCCAATCGGCCCACCCCAGGAAAAAGGACATCTATAGGGATCACG GGTCGAAACACACTCCGGGAAAGGAGTACCCAATCTCCTGGCAGGCAACGGTTTGAAAGTGACACTGAT GCTCTCTTGACAAAATTGTGCGGCCAAGACAAGGTGCTTCGAGGTCTGGAAGAAGAGACAGGGCAGCTCCGTATTGAAAAG GAACGCCTTGAAAAGGCCTTGGAAGTAACACACTTGAGGCTGGAGGAATTTAAAGGCCAAGATGCCACCGTGGAGAAGATCTGCTATCAACAAAGACAACTACAAGATGAACTGGTACATACTCGTGCCCGTCTCTGCGATCTCGCACTG GACAGTGAACGAGTGTGGGAGGATTATACGGCCTTGGAAAATGATGTTCAGATGCTGAAGGGTTCCTTGGAGCATATCCGGACTGCTGGGCATCCCCAG GATCAAGCAGCAGCTCAACAGGATTTGTGGAGAATCCACGACATCTTGGCAGGACTGAGATGCAGCCCAGCAAATTATCGCACCCTGGAAAACCGAAGATCAG ATGTGTCTCCAAGCTCACCCCCACCTCTGGATTCTCATTTGGGGGCAAATCATCACTCTCTGTTCTCCTGCACTGAAACAAAg GAATCTACTCCCATCTATGGGCCGGAGACAGGAAAACCAGCCAGAATGGGGAGCAAACAGCAGGATTGCCCTGGTTCAGCAAACTGGCAG CAAAGTCCATCTACCTCCAGCAGAGGGCAGTTGGGAGCATCTCAGCATGTGGATGGACTCAAGGGGTCCCCAAACCATCCCTCCACTGAGCCCCCAGAGagtgagaaagggaaggttggCAGAGGAGAAGATTCTATTAGACCAG gttCTACCCAGCCTTTCCTCCAGGAGCTCAAAAGTGCCATCCGTagcattcctttttctttttccaaagaacaatcctgtgag GTGGCCTCTTCCGAAACGACGGTCCCTCGGCGATCCCGCATGAGCGCCCAGGAACAGCTGGACAGGATGCAGCGGCACCAGGAGGCCAAACGGAAATCTGAGGCTGCTCAGCCCCCACCCTTGGGCCACTGGCGAGACTCTCTCAAGCATGGGTCTAGCCGG CCCCTTCCCAATGCCCCCCCTGAGTCATCACCCAAGGAGGGAATGCAAATTGGGGAAGTCAAGCCTCCTCGGTGCCCCCCAACCCCTGAGTGGGAGCGACAGCGGGTAATGCAGCTCTCCTATGCGCTGGCGACCGAGGCTTCGCAGCGGGGAAAACTCCTCACAG GAAGGACCAGTTCTCGCTCCTCCCTAGATGATTTGCTTGCCTCAGAAGATGGCTTGAACCATCACTATTTTCCTGGGGATGGCACCTGCATAAAGCTAGACTCTAGCAATACAACAGATGGACACAATCAAACAAATACTCAGAGTCCCAGCTGTAGCACTGACCCTAAAGTTGCAAATCAGGTGCCAGCGTCACCCCAAGCGAACAAACCAATGTTCAGTTCCTCAGAAGCTTCTGACTGGTCCTTGCCTTGCCCTTGCGAGGAAAGTTGGTTGCCATCCAAGCTGAAGACTCCACAGCCGGCATCCCACCTGTTTGACCCAGCCAGAGAGGAGCCATTCCTACTCAGCGGTCCTCATTGGGAGGAACCTTTGCCTCAGGCAACCAAT